The genome window CTCAGTGCTTCAGTGACCAGCTATATTGCTGCAAACCCAGTTATGAATACTTTTAACGGTAGCTATAGCGATGGCGAAGTTGGGGGGGGGAATACGTTTAAAATTGACGATATTATCACTGGCAAGGGAACTATCAATACGCTGAATATCTCGTATTATACGGAAGGTGGTGCTACTTCATTTACAGCAGATAATGACAGTATTTGGTCTCATGTTAGCGGGATCCAAAATCTTTCGATTGCAACCGACGGCACAGGCGCACAGACCCTTACCTCAGGTGCTAAGTTTAATGCCGCATTTGCTACGGCAGGCGTATATCTGACGTCGACAGCCGTCGACGGCGCGATTAATGTTTATATGGATGGGAGTCATGGTGGGACCCTGTTTACCGGGACTGAAACAATCAATGCAAACACAACCGGTCAGGGTGCGCAGACTATTAACGCCGGCTCTGGTCCTGCCACAGTGATAGCATCAGACCGGGGTGGTGCGCAAACCATTGCGGGTGCAAATCTTATCGGAGTGTCGATAACAAACAAAGGTGGCGGTGGTGCGCAGACGATTACCAGTACGGGCGCAGGCCCTGTCACAATATCAGCATCAGATGGTTCGGGCGCGCAGACGATTACCAGTACGGGCGCAGGCCCTGTCACAATATCAGCATCAGATGGTTCGGGCGCGCAGACGATTACCAGTACGGGCGCAGGCCCTGTCACAATATCAGCATCAGATGGTTCGGGCGCGCAGATGATTACCAGTACGGGCGCAGGCTCCGTCACAATAACAGCATTTGATGATTCAGGCGCGCAGACGATTACCAGTACGGGCGCAGGCTCCGCCACAATAACAGCATCAGATCTTTCAGGCGCGCAGACGATTACAACGGGTGCGGGCAACGATATTTTAAACGTGACGTTGTCTGCCGGAGCAACCAATACCATTGCAACGGGCGCAGGCAACGATACGATCAACCTCTCTTATACTGCTACTGCTGGCTCGGCTTCGACCAACACCATTACAGGCGGCCTCGGTGCTGACACGATCAACTTGGGTACCCAAACCACCGGTACGGTTGATAAACTGATCTATGCCGCACTTAGCGGTACCAATGATACCGGCTCGGCCATCACCGCCAACGGCGCACTGAGCGGTGTCGACGTTATCAGCGGCGCAAGAACTGGGGACGTAATCAATCTTGGCGCTGCTGCCGGTACGCTGACCAACGCATTGGATGGCGGCTTTACAAACCCGGTTGTTGCCGGTGGGCTGTCAGCACAAATCGTGCTGGGTAATTACACTGGTGGTACCAATGGTACGTTTACTGCCTCTGCCACGGGTAATTCATCCCTGGTTCAGTGGGCCGATGCGACTGTCGGCCACGGTACGGCTGCGGTCGTCCTCATTGGTTATGCCGATACCGCAGCCACGGTTATTAGTGGGGCGGGTCTCATCACCCTCGCTTAATTAAGTGGTCGGGTAAAGGTAGGTGTAACCGCCGTAGAAAGGGGAAACCGGCTTCTGGCCGGTTTTTTCGTTTCAAGGAGGTTTATCTTGCGCACAGTGTTCTTTATCGATGGGTAACTGAGCATGCGAACACATCACGAACTGGACGAACGTAGTCTCGCATTGCATCGTTTGATCGCGGACAAGATCAGGCAGTATCCAGTCTTGTTCGACAGGGCCAAGGAGACGCTCGCCCGGCGGCGAAAAATTGTCTGCGTATCGTCACACAGCCCAGTCTGCCGGTATTTAAGTCTGGCGGATATCGCTAGAAGCCGTAGCGGGTGACTGTAGGCCGTGCGCGTCGGATCAGTCCGGAAACTGATAGTCCCGTTCCCGAAAAAGTTTCAGGCAGGCATCCACCGCCAGGGGATCGTAAAGCGCGCCTCTGTTACGGGTGATTTCCTCCAGCGCGGCATCGACACCCCGTCCAGGGCGATAGGGGCGGTGCGACATCATGGCTTCTACTACGTCGGCGACCGCCAGAATCCTGGCTTCCAGCAGGATTTCCGTCTCGCTGAGCCCCTGCGGATAACCCGACCCGTTTTGCCGTTCCTGGTGTTGCAATACGATTTGGGGAATCGGCCAGGGAAAATTGATCGGTTTGAGTATTTCATAGCCAGCTTCCGGGTGCTCCTTGATGAGACAGTATTCAGTGGCGCTCAGCCGTCCCGGTTTGCAGAGTATTTCGGCCGGAACCCGTATCTTGCCGATGTCGTGCACTACGCCGGCAAGATAGATTCCCTCGATCTGATCTTCCGGCAATTGCATCTCTCTGGCGATAGCGGCAGCGAGGCCGGCCGCACGGCGCTGATGTCCGGCAGTGTAGGGGTCGCGCATTTCGACTGTGGCGGCGATCGCGGTGATGAAGTCCAGCATGCTTTCCTTTAGCTTGCTGGTGCGATCTTCCACCATTTCTTCCAGATGGTTGCGCAGACGGTTAATTTCGAGGTGGGCTTGGACCCTGGCCAGCAACTCTTCGCGCTGATAGGGTTTTGTGACAAAATCCACGGCCCCCAAGGCAAATCCTTGCACTTTTTCTTCGGTTTCGGACAGGGCGGTGACGAAAATCACCGGTGCGCCACGGGTTTTAGGGTGCTCCTTGAGTCTCCGGCAGACTTCGAAGCCATCCATATCGGGCATGCGAATATCGAGCAAAACCAGTTCAGGCGGGTTACTGATCGCGGACTTCAAGGCCAGTTCCCCGTTAATGGCTGCGCGTACCTCATAACCTTCCTCCTGGAGGAGGTTCGACAACAATTTCAGAGAGGCCGGAGTGTCATCGACGGCAAGAATTTTACCTTTTTTAGCCATATGTCTCTCAATCAATTCGTCAGTAGCGTCTTCAGAGTCGCAGTCTAGTTGAAGTTTTCGACAAAACCGTCTGACTATGCTGTTGACATTCGAGTTTGCGCATCCCGTTACGCCGTGGTTTTTCCTTCCAATCCAAATCCGGAAACAGTACGTATCTGCATGACGTGATATCTGCAATTAGTCGATACGGAGCAAGTTTTTAATTTCTTGCATAAATTAATGCGGACAGCTTGATTTTTGCCCAGGCAATGGATGGTCGTAATCTTTCTCTACATCCTCAGTCTATCAACTTTGAGGGTACACAGGAAGTCGCGGGTATTTGCCCGTAAATTGACCGAAAGCAGGAAATGTCAGTGTTCCTTGGGTTATCATGCAATATGTTCGCCGTCCGGTGGGAGCGATACTGTATTCTCGGGCATTCCAACTGTTGGTACAGGCTGAGGCTCGCTCCATTGACTTTCAAGCCCGCGCCCGTTAAAAACATACCCCTGTTGCATTCATGGAATGCAACTTTGCCATGATCAGAGCCTAACTTTTGAATTTTACTACCTCTCGGGAATATTAACTTGCTTATCACCAATAACCTCAGCATCCAATTCGGAGCCAAGCCGCTTTTCGAAAATGTTTCCGTCAAGTTTGGCGAAGGCAACCGTTACGGCCTGATCGGCGCCAACGGCTGCGGTAAATCCACCTTTATGAAAATTCTGGCTTCGGTGCTGGAGCCGAGCGCCGGCAATATTTCGCTAGACAGTAATGAGCGCATGGCATGGCTTAAGCAGGATCAGTTTGCCTATGAAGATAGGCGCGTACTGGATGTGGTCATGATGGGACATGAGGAAATGTGGCGCGCGATGCAGGAGCGCGACGCCATATACGCCAACCCGGATGCAAGCGAAGATGATTACATGCGGGCGGCGGAGCTGGAGTCCGAGTTCGCCGAATACGACGGTTATACGGCGGAAGCGCGCGCCGGCGAGTTGTTGCTGGGCGTCGGCATACCGATCGGCCAGCACAACGGCCCGATGAGCGCGGTCGCGCCCGGCTGGAAACTGCGCGTACTGCTGGTGCAGGCGCTGTTTTCCAATCCGGATGTGCTGCTGCTGGACGAACCGACCAACAACCTCGATATCAACACCATACGCTGGCTGGAAGACGTGCTCAACAACCGCACCTGCACCATGATCATCATCTCGCATGACCGGCATTTCCTCAATCAGGTCTGTACCCATATCGCGGACATGGACTACGGCAAGCTGACCGTTTACCCGGGCAATTACGACGATTATATGGAAGCCTCGACGCTGGCGCGCACGCGTCAGCTTACCGATAACGCCAAGGCCAGGGAGCGCGTCGCCGAGCTGCAGGATTTCGTGCGGCGCTTTTCCGCCAATGCTTCCAAGGCGCGTCAGGCGACTTCGCGCGCCAGACAGATCGAAAAAATCAAGATCGAGGATATTCAGCCTTCCAGCCGCCAGTATTCCTTTATTCGTTTCGAGTACGATGAACGCGAAAAGCTGCACCGTCAGGCGCTGGATGTGACGGAGCTGAGCAAGGGGTTTGACCGTTCGTTATTCGAGAACCTTAATTTACGTATCGAGGCGGGCGAGCGCGTGGCCATTATCGGCGAAAACGGTGTCGGTAAAACCACGCTGCTGCGCTGTCTGGCAACGGATCTGGAACCGGATCACGGTGGCGTCAAATGGGTGGAGAAAGCCAATATCGGCTATTTCGCACAGGACCATGCCGCCGATTTCAATAATAGTATGAAGCTGGACGAGTGGATGCAGCAGTGGATGCGCCCCGGCGACGACGAGCAGACGGTGCGCGGCATCCTCGGCCGTTTGCTGTTTTCCGGCGACGACGTGAAGAAACCGGTGCGCGTGCTTTCCGGCGGAGAACAGGGACGCATGCTGTTCGGCAAGCTGATACTGCAGCGTCCCAACGTATTGTTGATGGACGAGCCCACCAACCACATGGACATGGAATCGATCGAATCGCTGAACACCGCGCTCGACAAATACAAGGGCACGCTGATTTTCGTCAGCCACGATCGCGCCTTTGTCGGATCGCTGGCTACCCGCATTCTGGAGATACGTGACGGCAAGGTCATCGATTTCAATGGCAATTATGAGGATTATCTTGCCAGTCAGGGTGTGGTGTAACGCCTACTGGTTACACTGTACGATGTATTTACTTACAAATCGCGAAGCGAGCACTTAAGCGCCGCTCCGTTTGGGAGCGGCGCTGTGAGGGAAACCGGGCAAGGTAAGAGCTTCCATGATAGGGGTGGCGGTTTCCTCTCGACCTTGTTAAGCAATGCTAATTCGATATAATCAGCGACATCCATTTAGTATTGGGGAAGCGCTGATTTAATCGGTTTTTGCAGACCTGCTGCGTTAGGCAGAGCGGCCGGATACCCAGGCCAGGTTTAATTCTCGTAGCCGATGTAGCGGATGATTTTCCATTCGCCGTTGGCCTGCTTACGAACAATTGATCCAATCGTAATTGACGCATGGTTTTGCGTCAAATAGCATATCCGGATTAGATACCAGCCAACCCGGGAGCACAGTGAATAATTTTACGCACATGGTTTTTCTGCACAATCTCGATCATTTGGACTCGCCCCTGGCATATCTGCTTTACTCCATGCACCAATCGGCTTATTTAGCCAATGAACAAGTGATTCAATTCCTGCCATGCTCGGAAATTGTAGTTTCGGGACCGTATTTTTCAGCAAGAGTTCATCGTCTCTATGATGGACAGGAAGTGGAGGATGAAGTATTTTTGCCGCATAATCTGATTGCCGCGATACTTCCTTTGGACTCCCATAAACGACAGCTTGGATTTGTTCCCGAGGAAAGCCGCGAACAACAAAAATCTGCGAGCGTCGTTGAAATCCAGATTGAGCTGACTGAAGAGCACACGCACCCATAAGTTTAAGGACAAAAGCAAAGTAATGAATATGGTCATTACAAATTCGTTCTTTGCATTGCGGGTGCTATGCTTCCGGCTCATGCGGCGGCGCGCCATCGTTCGAGACGTATTACGAATCGCCGGTCAGTACGGAAGTCGGCACGACGCCCCGGTTTTTAATCGAGCCAGGATCGAGAGTATAAAGCCCGGATTCTTGATGCATTGAAACAGCGCATTAATTTTGCAGGTCACTATGTACTGTCGTCATTCGGCTGCTGAGGGGTTGCTTCATGTCGTTTGTGTTGGACAAAACCAGCGGACAGGTTTTCTGGCTGTATGCTGCGGGGAAGACTTCGGCCCAGACGTTGAGCCGGTGGCCTTCAGGAAAAACAGCCGCTTGCTTGTGATCACGGGAAGCCGCAACGAGCAGGGAAAAGGCGTTTATTATTACGAATTCAAACAGGGTCAGTTCGCTTTGATTCAACAGGCTGAGCGGTGACGCGCGCTCTTCCGCTCAACTCCGAGTGTTGCGTTATCCGTCAAGTCACGGACTGGATCGCGCCCATGCGGCAGGTTCTATCAATCCGCGCTCCGCATGATGGGATGCTCGACGGCGATTTCCTGTTCGCATTGCGGGCAGGCGTACCAGGTTTCCGCATCCTGCAGGGTGTAGACGTCGTGGCTGTCCTGTTCCATCGGGATCAGGTCGCGTCCTCGCCCGCGCCAGCCGCAGTCCTGGCACAGAAACATCGAGCGCTCCATATCGTCGAGAAAACGCTGAAACGCGACAAAACTGATTTTTTTTATAGACATCCGCGCCGAACTGATATGGAAGCGGATACCGGCGGATTTGTCATCGCTGTCTTTATCTATACGTCTAGGCATAGCCGTGCCCTCCTGCATGACAGAGTATTTTTGATCACCGACGTTGTCTGAAGCTTTGGTAGTAGCGACGACGGGGTTTACCTGCCGGCCTGAGAATTATCATACGCCAAAAACAGCCGGATATGAAAGGCTTGATTCATAATATTGTTAAGGATGCCAGCTCTGCGTATCCGGAAATCGAGAGGTTATTTTTAACGAAATCCTGACTACTTATCCGACCCTGAACTATGGGATACTGTAATAATGACAATCCGGCTTTATTAATCGAAAGCCGATAGCGTGTTTTTCAAGTTTATGACTGTTCCCATCTAGGTTATGTTTGACTTACCCTCGTTGCTGAAAACTGAATTCGACTACAATGCTTTTTTGCGATGGTGGGGGTTGCAGCTCGGTTTTTTAGCACCTGAGGGCGTCCGGAATTTTTTGTGGCCGCGGCGTCCTTCGCTACTGATACGCCCGATGTCGGGGCAATTGTTGGTTTTCGTGTATGAAAACGATAATCTGCAGGAGTTGGGGTTATTTCCAATCGATGAAACGGGCGCACAGGCGCGCGACGCCTTGTTTGCCAAAAACCCCTATCTGTGCGATACCGATCAGGTGCTGATGTTGACACAGGATGTGTCTTTGCTGCGCCGTTGCAAGCTGCCCCACGCCGCGATAGAAAACCTGCATCAGGTTGTCGGCTTCGAGCTCGATAGGTTGACGCCGTTCAAACCGGAGCAAGTGTATTACAGCGCCCGAATTTTGGAGCGTATAAAGGAAAGCAAACAATTGCGAGTCGAGGTCGCGCTGGTGCTGCGTGACACGCTCGATCCCCTGCTTCAGGCGATGCATCGATGCGGCTGGAAGCCCTTTCGCGCTGATATAGATGAGGGCGTTGCGTTGACCCGGCGCCATGAGTTGCTGCCCGAAGCCTTTCGCATCCCCAGAAAGCGGGGGCCGTGGTGGGTCGCTGCCGCGGCGGGGGGCGTGTTGATGGCGATAGCGGGTATCGCCCTGTGGTTGCCGCTTACGATGGGGGAGACTATGGCAAGCCGTCTGCAAGCGGAAATTAAAGCGGGAAACAAGGTTGTGGCGGAGGTTGAAGCATTAAAAACAGGAGCGGAAAAGATAAGGATCAACGCTAATTTTATACGCCGTAAAAAGCGGGAAGAACCGCGCATGCTCGATATGCTGGAAGAACTGACGCGTATATTGCCGGACGATACGTGGTTGAACGGTTTGCAATACGATGAACACAAGCTGCTTGTGCAGGGACAGTCTCCGAATTCGACGGAATTGATCGAAAAACTGGAGGTTTCCCCTTATTTTCAGGACGTGAAGTTCGCCTCGCCTATAACCAAGGATGCCAACCGGATTGAACGCTTTCAGATTTCCGCTGCGGTGATTAATGGTCAGGCTAATTAAAATAACATTCGATAAGTCTCGTCTGCTTGCATTGGGGTTGCTGGCGGGAATTGCCGGATTGTTTTTCTTTGTGGCCGTTCTGCCGGTGCTGGGACAACGAGCGGAATATGCCGCATCTATCGAAAATTCGATTTTCCGCCTGCAGCGGCTCAATGGCCTGATTGCGAAAAAAGATTACTGGCAAGAAGAGCTTGACCGTGCAAAACAGCAGGATCAGCAGGAGTTCCAGTTTATCTTCAGAGAAACGTCTTCGCTGGCATCCGCCGACATGCAGGCGCAAATCGGCGAAATCATTAAGGACGCCAGAGGAGAGTTGATTAGTACCCAGACGCTGCCGGACGAAATGGAGGAAAAGTTTGTCCGGGTTGGAATCAAGGTGCGCATGACGGGAAGTACGCGAACCTTGAGAAAGGTGCTTTATTATGTCAAGGCAACTTATTTCGACTCCACTAAACCGGCTTTGTTCGTTGAAAGTCTCAGTATCCGTCCGATACGGCTTAGTCAAACGCTCTCCAATGGCGTCGTCGCGCCAGTTATGGAAAAATTGAGTATCGAATTCGATGTGGTTGGCTATATGCATCCGGGGTCGCAATGAAGCAATTCTCTAACGACAGTCTGGCTGTGAAGCGTGCGCTGAACGATTATCGCTGGGCAATTTTTCTTTTTGTTTTAAGTGTTTTTATGCTGTTTATGCTGCTGGCCGAGTGGGGTGTGATGTCATGGCGCGATAAGATGCTGCTGGCCAGACTTGATGAAAAGCCTCCGCAAGCGGCTCAGCCGCCTGCCGTCAAGGGGCCGGTTGCATCCGATCTGCTTCCAATGGAAAGCTACGCGCAAACCGTTGAACGTCCGGTGTTTATGGAAGGACGCAAACCCGGTTTGGAGCCGTGGCTGTCTCTGGAGCAGGGTACGAAGACGACGCAGGGACCGCTGAGCTTGACGGGTGTCGTTTTATCGCCGGGTGGTGAAGAGGCGCTGCTGACCGATGATCAGCACCACACCAAGCGACTTAAAAAAGGCGAAAGCTGGAACGGGTGGACGTTGCAGGGCGTATATCCCGACCATGCCGTTATAGAGCAGCGAGGCGATAGACAGGATATCCGTCTGCATACCAAAAAAAAGCCATAGCTGCAGACCTGCGCCGCTCTAACAATAAATTGGCGCTGTACATGCCGGTTGCCTGATATAGTTAAACCCGCTGTTTAAGTTGGATGAAAATGCATACTGCCTTGTTTCAAACGTATCGATTTAATAAAACCTTATCGTGGGCCGGATTATTGGTGGTTACCGGGCTATTGATAGGTTGCCAGTATCTGGCGCCGTTCGATAGGCCGAAGGAGGTTCCCGAGATATTGAAAGTCCAGCAGGTAAAACCCGCTCCGCCGCAAGTAGAAGAAGTCGTTGAGGATAACCGGGGACTCAAAGAGACCGAGTATTTCCCTGCTACCGGGTCTTCTTATAAAGCCGTCCAGAGCAATGAGCGGAAACAGCCCGGCCGGCAGAATAAGCGCAACGCCGCTGAGATAGCGCCGGGAAAGCCGGAAGGCAAATACACCCTGAACTTCGACGATGCCGATATAGGCGAAGTCGCCAAAGTGATTTTGGGCGATACGCTGAAATTGAATTATGTCATCAATCCGAAAGTAACCGGCAAGATCAGCTTGCAAACGACGGCGCCGCTGAGCGACGCTGAAATGATACCGACGCTGGAGACGCTGCTGCGCATGAACGGCGCCGCGTTGATCAAGAGCGATTCGATTTATCGTATCGAACCGGA of Candidatus Methylospira mobilis contains these proteins:
- a CDS encoding HD domain-containing phosphohydrolase: MAKKGKILAVDDTPASLKLLSNLLQEEGYEVRAAINGELALKSAISNPPELVLLDIRMPDMDGFEVCRRLKEHPKTRGAPVIFVTALSETEEKVQGFALGAVDFVTKPYQREELLARVQAHLEINRLRNHLEEMVEDRTSKLKESMLDFITAIAATVEMRDPYTAGHQRRAAGLAAAIAREMQLPEDQIEGIYLAGVVHDIGKIRVPAEILCKPGRLSATEYCLIKEHPEAGYEILKPINFPWPIPQIVLQHQERQNGSGYPQGLSETEILLEARILAVADVVEAMMSHRPYRPGRGVDAALEEITRNRGALYDPLAVDACLKLFRERDYQFPD
- a CDS encoding ABC-F family ATPase, whose translation is MLITNNLSIQFGAKPLFENVSVKFGEGNRYGLIGANGCGKSTFMKILASVLEPSAGNISLDSNERMAWLKQDQFAYEDRRVLDVVMMGHEEMWRAMQERDAIYANPDASEDDYMRAAELESEFAEYDGYTAEARAGELLLGVGIPIGQHNGPMSAVAPGWKLRVLLVQALFSNPDVLLLDEPTNNLDINTIRWLEDVLNNRTCTMIIISHDRHFLNQVCTHIADMDYGKLTVYPGNYDDYMEASTLARTRQLTDNAKARERVAELQDFVRRFSANASKARQATSRARQIEKIKIEDIQPSSRQYSFIRFEYDEREKLHRQALDVTELSKGFDRSLFENLNLRIEAGERVAIIGENGVGKTTLLRCLATDLEPDHGGVKWVEKANIGYFAQDHAADFNNSMKLDEWMQQWMRPGDDEQTVRGILGRLLFSGDDVKKPVRVLSGGEQGRMLFGKLILQRPNVLLMDEPTNHMDMESIESLNTALDKYKGTLIFVSHDRAFVGSLATRILEIRDGKVIDFNGNYEDYLASQGVV
- a CDS encoding PilN domain-containing protein, which encodes MFDLPSLLKTEFDYNAFLRWWGLQLGFLAPEGVRNFLWPRRPSLLIRPMSGQLLVFVYENDNLQELGLFPIDETGAQARDALFAKNPYLCDTDQVLMLTQDVSLLRRCKLPHAAIENLHQVVGFELDRLTPFKPEQVYYSARILERIKESKQLRVEVALVLRDTLDPLLQAMHRCGWKPFRADIDEGVALTRRHELLPEAFRIPRKRGPWWVAAAAGGVLMAIAGIALWLPLTMGETMASRLQAEIKAGNKVVAEVEALKTGAEKIRINANFIRRKKREEPRMLDMLEELTRILPDDTWLNGLQYDEHKLLVQGQSPNSTELIEKLEVSPYFQDVKFASPITKDANRIERFQISAAVINGQAN
- the gspM gene encoding type II secretion system protein GspM; its protein translation is MVRLIKITFDKSRLLALGLLAGIAGLFFFVAVLPVLGQRAEYAASIENSIFRLQRLNGLIAKKDYWQEELDRAKQQDQQEFQFIFRETSSLASADMQAQIGEIIKDARGELISTQTLPDEMEEKFVRVGIKVRMTGSTRTLRKVLYYVKATYFDSTKPALFVESLSIRPIRLSQTLSNGVVAPVMEKLSIEFDVVGYMHPGSQ